CTGGAGCCCGGTTTTCGTCCGCGAGATGTTGGCTCGCATTGAAAAAGTCAATGGCTGCCGCTGGGAGACTGCAATCGGAAGGCAACTCCATTTTTCCGAAATGATCCTCTACGGAGTTTACGCGGAGCAAGTCCTGCAACTGGAACAGGTTCCGGTTACCGAGGACATGCGGTGCGTTAATTATTTTGACGAAATACCATTGTTCGGTGAAAAAGTCCATCAATTTGTTAACGAATGCGACTCGGGAAAAATTGCCGCGATGATTTCCGCGAAATCAGCTACTGACTTGTCTGTCAGACGTGAAGTCGTGTCCCGATTGGAAGCCATGGCTGAAGGGTGACGAAGTGACAAAGTGTGAGGAAAACGGAAAACTATCAGGCGTCAGCCCCGTGATTCGCAGCTGTCCACGTGACAAGAACAAAGCTAAAAGGGACAGGCCCACGTCAAATCAGGTGAATTGTCGCCTATCATGAAAATATGCCTGGACGTGCGAGTAGAAGAGTCGCCTGCCGAACACTTCATTGGGAACGGCTGTGATTTTGGGTGGTAGGAGCATCGGTTCCTTGGGGTTCGGTTCTCCTCGGTTCGGCTCCGGCGACATGACTGTGCCAAGCAGTTCCAGTCAGACTGGACCGTCGTGGCTTCTGAGGCTGACGGCTTTTGCCATCTTCGTTTTTCCAGCAAATATGGTGATTAAACCAATCGGGGCGAGTGGGCATGTTGCCATGCTCTTGTCCTTGGGCGTCTTCTTGATTTGGGGAGTTTCAGTTCTATTTGGGCTGCACACCTCGGCAAGTTCACGGCATCCGGGCAGGGTTGCCCTGGGCGTGATGCTCCTGGCAACATGTGTCACTTATGTGATGTTGTATTCAGGGTTGAGCGGGCCAAGCAGCGTGGCTGGGCGTGCCAGCGCTGATCGTTGGGTAATGCTGATGGCGGCGTCAGCGGGACTAATCTTAATGACTGCCGAGGCTGTCAAGACCACTGAACACGCCTTGATATTGGTCCGTTCCCTGTTGCGGGGGGCATTTTTCTGTTGCGCTCTCGCAGCCGTTCAATTCATTACTCGATCGAATCCCATGGAGTCCTGGCAGCCATTCATGATCGGATTTGTGGACAACGGGGGCAATACCACATTTCAATTGCGTGGCGGACTAATGCGAGTTGCTGGAACGACATTTACTCCCATAGAGCTGGGCGTGGTGGCATCGATGGTGTTGCCGCTGTCTGTTTGGCGGTGCATGTTTGACCAGGTCGGAAGGAAGTGGATGCACTGGTGCATCACCGGTTCGCTGGTGTTTGCCATTGCAGCCACTATTTCGCGCTCAGGGATGATTTCTGCCGCTGTGGCCGTGCTCGTTTCCGTTCCTTTTCTCCCGAAACTTGGGCGGCAGTGGGCGCTGGTCATTATTCCTGTTTCTGTGACCGGCTTGTTTGTTGCTGTTCCCGGCCTAATAGGCACGTTGCTGGGAACAACCACTGTTGGTGCAGATGATCCGTCCATTTCGACTCGCTTGAACAACTATCCACGCGTTGAGGCCATGTTCCTGTCGCGGCCGATTGGTGGCACGGGGCCGGGGACGTATATGCCTGTGAATGCTTTGGAGCTGCTTGACAACCAGTATCTGCATTCAGCCGTGGAGATGGGTGTTATCGGGGCACTGGCCGTCTTTATCTATTTTTCGTTGCCGGGCCTGACAACGCTGCACGCGGCGCGTCACGCAGTAGACCCGTCGCTGAGATGTCTGGCGGGTGCGGTGGCGGGTGCGGCACTCGTTGCGGCTCCTGCGTCGGCAACTTTTGATTCCTTGTCTTTTCCTGTGTTTGCCTTGTTGTATCCACTGATCGTGGGGCTTGGGGGTGCTGTGTGGATGATGGTCAACGCTGAAATTTCGCAGTTTTCTGATGTGGGTAAGCTAAAGGCACCTGACCTGCCCAGATACCGCACAAGAGCAAAGGAATAGCGTGAATCCACTGTCAGTCGTCAAAACTCTGTGGCGCCACAAGTTCATCTTCATCCCAGTTGTCCTGCTGACTGTGGTTGCGGCAGCGTACCTCTTTGCGTTTGGCCCCAGAAGTTACCAAGCCACTTCGACGTTTGCGTTGGTGAATCCGTTGGTGCCAACAGAACAGCAGATCCTTAAGGACCCTTCCCTTGGATTGCTTAATTCGAATAATCCATATCTTCGCTCCAGTGACAACACCCTTATTGCACAGGTTTTGACCACCAGGCTCAATGCGCCAGAGGTGGCAAAGGCCCTCGAGATCAAAGGGTTTAGCACCGAATACACTGTCGAAAGAGCAGGCAGTTTTGGCACCGGTCTTTTGGTGCAGCTCACAGCCATCGGTTCGACGCCCGAGCAAGCGACGGGCACTGTCCAGACGCTCGGTGAGTTCTTGGTTCTGGAGCTCAAGTCCATGCAGGAGATTAATGGGGCTGACCAACGGTTCTTGTTCACCGCGCTTGCCGTCACCAGCGGGGATGAAGCCACCGAACAATTCTCCAGCAGACTTCGCTCCGTGATCATGGTTGGTGCTGGTGGCGTGGTGCTTTTGTTTGCATCGGTTTCTGCGGCTCAGGCGCTTGATCGGCAGCGGGAGCTGAGCGAGAAGCCAGCCAAAATCAAGAAGCCCTCCCGCCGCGAGAGAAAGCATCAAACAGCGTTGCCGGAGCAGCTGCCCCCAACCGCTGATCCGAAGGAATCCTCGCCTGATCTGCAAAAGCCTGATGCTAAAAAACTAATGAACCAACGCAAGGAAGAGTATCGAAAACGCCAGGCAAAAGTAAGATCCAGGCTTTGACGTCTGTGTTTGAACTGGTGGCTGAAAACTACTTGAGCCACGTTTGTGCGTGTGAAAATCGCGAGCGTGGCTCAAGTGTTTTTACCGCAGTCCGCAGGCATTGGAGCCGTTGAGCTGGTAGAGGTGTACGGCATTTCCATCAGCAAAGGTGTCGTTAATGACACCGTTCTTGACGGGCACGGTTCGATTCTCTCCGAGAACCGTGGCTGAAGTGGCGTTGCTGCATTGCAGCGTGATGTCCACTTGCTGGCTCCCATTTCTGGTGGAACCGGCAAAAGCATACAAGCTTCCGCCGTAGATTTTTACGCTCACGTCGAGTGAACCGGTCGAGGCGGCAGCACCGTCAAGGAAGGGCGAATTCAATACGGGCGCCAACGACTTGATTTGTGCATTCAGTGCGACGACGTCGGGTCGTACTTGCGCTCCACAATTGTCACGCAGGACATGCTGTGACTGGCATGTTCCACCGAAATTGTGGTTGAAGTAAACGACGCCACGGGCACCGTGGATGAGACTGCTCCAAACAGCTGCCTTGATTTGCGGCCCCGTAATAGTTGGCGCAAAGTCCTCGCTGAAAGGATGCCCCACCTCAACAAAGGCCCAAACTGGTTTTGAGGCCTTGGGACTGACCAACGAGCGGACCCTGTCGATTGTCCATCCGTAGTTGGATGCCTTGCGGCACTCGTCTTGGGTTAACTCACGCTGGGGAGAAACAAGGGTCCCGCCTTCGCTGACGCCACAGATGTTTGGATCGGTGAACCAGTAGTTGTCAGCAGAGACTAGGTCAGGGTAGTCGTTGACGAACTTTGCCGCTTGTGCGTCTGATTCCCAAAAAGTTACTCCTTTGCCGTAGTTGGCATAGAGCATGCTCCCCGTTACTGCGGCAGCCTTTTGAGCGGTTTGAATGGTGTAGCCACACTGGGCGTTTGCAGGCATGCAAATATCGCCTTGGCCTGGCCAGTTGCCTGTCCAGGCGCCAGAGCCGGGGCCGGCCCACATGTCCACCTCATCTGGCAGCAACGTACCCGACTGGCCGGGGGCGTTCCAAGAGGTGATGGTATTCATGCCAGCCTGCGTGGCCAGTGTCGCGTTCGAATTCGAAGTGAGTTCAACGTATGTGTTAAGGCCTGCAGCCTTGTCCAGTTCCGTGTCCTTGGCACTGAGGAGACTTTCGTACCAGACTCCAACCGGAAAGTTGTCCGCGGAGCTGGGTAGTGGATTGTTGAACTTTTCGTAGTAGCCAACTCCACCATCAACCCCTCGAACTGTGACGCCAGCGGGCAGCGTGCCGGTGGGAGGCGTTGGCGGCGTCGTGGTTGGAGTCGGAGTGGGCTCAGGAGTCACAGTTGGGCTGGGAGTCACTGTCTGCGTTGGTGTTGGCTCAGCAGTGACGGTTGGGCTGGGGCTCGCCGTCGCTGTTGGCGGTGCGGTGGGGCCCGTGGTTGTTGAGGGAGTGAACGCCACGTCTACGTAGTAGTTTGAGTTTTTCCAGTTGCTGGTGGGATAGGTGCCGCCGTTGCCGTAGGCGTAGACGCCGCCGCCGGCCAGGATGGTCAGCGGGCCGCCGGATATGGCCTTGTCCAGCCCATGTTCGTCGGCCGAGTAGCGGCCGTTGGGGGCCACATAGGAGGCCACATATTGGTGATTTCGGGTGATGGCCACTGGCTGTGGCAGTTCAACGGTCTGCCAGCCCGCAGCAGTCCCTGCCGTCGCGGGCAGCGTTGCCGTCGCCAAGATCCTTCCGCTGGGCGACCACAGGTTCGCCACGTGCGGGCCTGTATTTGCGGCACTCTTGTAGAAGCGGATGGCCGTGATTAATCCGTCTTCGGCGGAAGTGAACTTTGCGCCAAGTTCCACGGACATCGTGTCTCGATCAATCAGGGTGCCGGGAACCTCGTTCTCCAGCACGGACAGGCTGGCTGCCTGGCTGGGTGTATTTACGGTGGTGGTTGTCACGAGGATGGGCACTAGAAGAGCCAAGGCCGCAATGGCGGCAAACATGTTCTTGGATCGGCCGCTGCGGCCGAGGCGGTGTGAAATCCGTTGGGGCTGCGCTGACGCAGATGCTTTTTGCATAATAGGATAGTCCCGTATCGTCGTTAATTTGACCTAGGCATTCTCCCCCATGTAGTCAAATCGTAACACGGGAACATGTGATAAACGTCACTGGCGATCGCCCTGGACTCGTCATAATTGGGCTCGCCGGCTGCTTTCGTCCCGGTCCCACCCTCCGTTCCTTGCCAGCGATTTTCCCTTTTGAAGCTTGCCCAGCACAGCCAATGAGCCGTACACGCCGGCGTCGACAAAAGCGACTGGTCCGGTAACACTGCGCACCAATTTTCCCAGGCCGGAGCCCGACTTCACTGCGCCTTCTGCTTGCTGGACGCCGCGATAAATGCGCCGCAGTGTCTTGCGCAACTCGTTGGTGTGCAGCGGCACCCGGACCACTACGGGCGCCGTTGGAAGTATCGCCCTTTCTGCCGGGTCAAACAAGGAATCAACAAAGGCATCGTCGGCTGTGGCGTCGGGAAACTGCGGGAAGCGTGCGTGGCCCGCGTGATTCACGGCGTAGGCCCCGGCGCCCCACAGATGCTCGCTCATGGACGGGATGCGCAGGCGGGCCCGGTAATACGCCTGGACCAGCTTGTCTGCACCTCCGGTTTCGTAGCGGAAAGCCGGCCGGGCCGCCAATGTACCGGGGGTGGACAGGTACCGGAACACATCGGCCACTGCCGCAGGAGTGATCTCAATGTCGGCATCCAGATACAGCCGGGGCCAGCGGGTGCTGGCGGCATCGGCTGCGTTCAGGGCAACTGTTTTGGAGGGCTCCTTGAGGTCCAAGACCCTCACCCCCGGAAACCGGGTCGCGATGGCGGCAGTGTTGTCCGTGCAGCCATTGCAGGCCACGATGACCTCGATGGCCCCCGATGCGGCCAACTTGGCCAGCGGCTCAAGCGTGCGCGCAATAACGGCGGATTCGTTGTGTGCCGGGATGATCACTGCGCCGGAAGGGAATCCTTCCGGGATGGAGTGGATGGCGGTGGCCGGTGAAACGGCCTGCCTAGCCTGGGGGAGGCGCCGCCAGGGACGTACCCCCGCCAGTGAAAGAAACGCCCTGCGGTTTTCTGGCTTGTAGGCCCGTACCAGCTCACCCGTGGCGGTCACCGCACGGACAACTGCCGTGTAGCCCCGTGAGTGGTGGGCCTCGGCATACCGGACACGGTTGACGGCCATGAGCGCCACCAAGTCTGCTGAAGCGCCCGAGCCGCCCCGGCTGTGCGTCATGCTTGCCGATGGTTCGAACCAGATACTGTGTCCGTGCTCGCGGACCCTGTGGAAGTAGTCGGTTTCTTCCGAGTACAGGAAGTACCTTTCGTCCCACTCGCCAACATCAGCCACAACGTGCCCGGCAATAAATACGGCAGCACCGGTGGCCCAGTCGATGGGGTGCGAAAACTGGTAGCTCTCGGCGTTGTAGTCAATCTCGGAGAGCCACTCAGGCCGTCCGGAGAACCTCTGCCCAAAGACTGCGTCGCCTAGGGCCTTGACGATGCTGGGTTCCCGCCGCAACGACGTGTAGATGGTGCCGTCGTCATCAAGGAGCCTGGGGACAACGATCCCTGCTTCAGCGACCTTCATCCGCCGCCGCAGGGTCCTGATGGCTCCGGGAAGAATGCGCAGGTCCGGATTGAGTATCAGAACGTCGTGGTGCATGCCCGCATTTCTCAACGCCGAGTTGATACCCCCGGCGTAGCCCAGATTTCCCCCGGTTTTTACCAGGATCACATCAGGATGGGCGGCGAGGAGTTCCAGCGTGCCATCAACTGACCCGTTGTCCGCCACTACCACCTTGAGGGACTGGGTCTGCGTCTCGGTCCGCAGACCGGCCATCAGCGGTTCAATGTCATCGGCGTTGTTGTAGGTCACCAAGATCACTGTCACGTCGGCCAGCCTGTCGACGGGGGCAAATACCCCGTGGGGGGCCGTGACAGGACCGGGCAGCTCATCCGGCTCGTCGGCCGGCTCGGCAGCTGAGGACTGTAGACCAGCCCGGCCCACTGTGGCGTGCAGGGAACTGCCCACCCTGCTGTGCCGGTTCATGCGCAAGTAGGCCTCCGGGCCCTGCACCAGGTAGCGCTTGGCGAGGCGCTTGGGTTCCAAGGCGAGCCGCCACGCCCACTCCATGCCAGCATTGGCAACTGCTTCCGGCGCACGCTGAATCCGGCCTGCCAGGAAGTCAACCACCGCACCGAAGGCCAACAGGACCGACGCACCTGTGAAGGTTCCGTACTCGGCAATCCACAGTTCCTGACGTGGTTTTCCGAGCCCGACCACCAGGATGTCCGTACGCGATTGGGCCACGTCGCGGGCCAGCAGCAGCGACGACTCGCGGTCAGCCAGCTCGGAGCGTTCCGGCGCCCACCAGCCAGACACTTTCAAGGTCGGACGGTGCAAGACGAATTGTTCCTTGAGCAGCTCGTGCGTGGCCGCCGCACCGCCGAAGAAACCGACGCGCAAACCCTTCTTCTGGGCCTCGTCCAGCAACGGGTCGATGAGATCGCTGCCGGCCAGGCGCGGCCATTCCTGGCCAGTCAGCTGGTTGGCTTTGGCACGCAGGGGCGCACCATCCAATAGGGTCAGCCATTCAATGGAATCAGTCCTGTCCAAGGTGCCGCCCCACCGGCCGCCGGCGCCGAAGTGCATCACATGGTCCAAATTGGCCGAGACCACAGCCAGTGGATTCCTTTTCGGATGGGTGGCAGCGGCCGTGATTTCAAGGACCGCTTCATCGAACCACCTCAGGTCAACGTTGGTCCCGCCAAGCACCGCACTGGCCGGCGGACTGGCAAAGGAAACACCACTTAGAGTGGTGGGCACTGACTGCGAAAAACCCGGCCAGCCGCTCATGGCCGACCAACCCGTGACTCAAGAACCTGACTAAACATTGAAACCCCCACAGCTGCTGTAGACCGAACCGTCGTTTCGCCCGGGTGGTCACAAGTGATCGACCGGGAGGAGCGGTTACAACAGACGTTAGGGATCGCAAGGGGCGCACTCTAGAGTGCAAAACAGCCCGAAATTGCCGTAGGTACAGGACCTGCGCCGGGGTACTACTGGGGTTCCACTGGTGCTGCCGGGTACAGGTAGTGGGTACTGCCTAGTTGCGTCCGGCGAGTCCCACAATGTGCTCGGCGATGGCCATCGAGGACGTCGCCCCGGGCGATGGTGCGTTGCGAACCTGCAGGATGCGTTTGGAGCCGGTGATGACAAAGTCATCAACCAGACTGCCGTCCGGGTTCATGGCCTGGGCGCGGATGCCGCGGCGGCCAGGGACGACGTCGGCCACCCCCAGTTCCGGCACGTAGGCTCGCGCCGCCTCGATGAAGGCCTTGCGGCTGAGCACCGTCCGCCCTTCACGGATTGCCGCTGGAATGTTTCCTGCGGCGAAGCGCCAAAAGCCGCCAAAACCGGCCACGGCCGCCAGGTCCCGCGGGACAAGCGCCAGGGCGTTGTACGCCTCGCGCCCGCCGGCCAGAAACGCGTTGGGACCCACCATGATTTCGCCGTCGATCCGTTTGGTCAGGTGCACGCCCAGAAACGGGTAGCGCGGATCCGGCACGGGGTAGATGAGTCCATTGACCAGGCTCCGGCGTTCCGGGCGCAGCAGAAAGTAGGCGCCAAAGAATGGCACGATGCGTGGATTGGCGGAGTCGCCGGAGGCCTTGGCCAGCCTGTCCGATTGCAACCCGGCACAATTGACTACGAGGTCAAAGGTGGCCGCGCCTGAGCCGCTCACCACGGAGACCCGGGTGCCGTCGTCGTGCATCCCGGTGACCTCTTGCCCCAGAAGCACCCGACCGCCTGCCTCTGTGACATCCTCGGCAAGGGCCCGGGTCACTGCCGCATAGTCGGTGATGGCCGTGGTGGGGGAGTACAAGGCTGCGATGCCGCGGGCGTGCGGTTCGATGCGCGCCAGCTCGGCCGCGTCGATCATGCGCACCCCGGGCACGCCATTGGTCAGCGCCCGGTCAAAGATCACCCGCAGGCGGGCCAGCTCCGTCTCGTCCCGGGCCACCACCACCTTGCCGCATTCATCGTAGGGGACGTGCCGACGGGCTGTGAGTTCCTGGAGCAGTCCCACCCCGCGCCGGCACAGGGCAGCCTTCAGCCCGCCGGGCTCGTAGTAGAGCCCGGCATGAACCACACCGCTGTTGCGCCCTGTCTGGTGGCTGGCAAGCTGGGGTTCCTTCTCATAAAGCGTGACCTCGGCGGCAGTGCCGGACACCAACAGTTCCCGGGCCACGGCCACGCCCACAATGCCCCCACCAACGACGGCGGCCCGTACTTTTGTCATGTTGCGTTCCTTTCGGGG
This genomic interval from Arthrobacter sp. PAMC 25486 contains the following:
- a CDS encoding O-antigen ligase — translated: MGFGSPRFGSGDMTVPSSSSQTGPSWLLRLTAFAIFVFPANMVIKPIGASGHVAMLLSLGVFLIWGVSVLFGLHTSASSRHPGRVALGVMLLATCVTYVMLYSGLSGPSSVAGRASADRWVMLMAASAGLILMTAEAVKTTEHALILVRSLLRGAFFCCALAAVQFITRSNPMESWQPFMIGFVDNGGNTTFQLRGGLMRVAGTTFTPIELGVVASMVLPLSVWRCMFDQVGRKWMHWCITGSLVFAIAATISRSGMISAAVAVLVSVPFLPKLGRQWALVIIPVSVTGLFVAVPGLIGTLLGTTTVGADDPSISTRLNNYPRVEAMFLSRPIGGTGPGTYMPVNALELLDNQYLHSAVEMGVIGALAVFIYFSLPGLTTLHAARHAVDPSLRCLAGAVAGAALVAAPASATFDSLSFPVFALLYPLIVGLGGAVWMMVNAEISQFSDVGKLKAPDLPRYRTRAKE
- a CDS encoding DUF4082 domain-containing protein → MQKASASAQPQRISHRLGRSGRSKNMFAAIAALALLVPILVTTTTVNTPSQAASLSVLENEVPGTLIDRDTMSVELGAKFTSAEDGLITAIRFYKSAANTGPHVANLWSPSGRILATATLPATAGTAAGWQTVELPQPVAITRNHQYVASYVAPNGRYSADEHGLDKAISGGPLTILAGGGVYAYGNGGTYPTSNWKNSNYYVDVAFTPSTTTGPTAPPTATASPSPTVTAEPTPTQTVTPSPTVTPEPTPTPTTTPPTPPTGTLPAGVTVRGVDGGVGYYEKFNNPLPSSADNFPVGVWYESLLSAKDTELDKAAGLNTYVELTSNSNATLATQAGMNTITSWNAPGQSGTLLPDEVDMWAGPGSGAWTGNWPGQGDICMPANAQCGYTIQTAQKAAAVTGSMLYANYGKGVTFWESDAQAAKFVNDYPDLVSADNYWFTDPNICGVSEGGTLVSPQRELTQDECRKASNYGWTIDRVRSLVSPKASKPVWAFVEVGHPFSEDFAPTITGPQIKAAVWSSLIHGARGVVYFNHNFGGTCQSQHVLRDNCGAQVRPDVVALNAQIKSLAPVLNSPFLDGAAASTGSLDVSVKIYGGSLYAFAGSTRNGSQQVDITLQCSNATSATVLGENRTVPVKNGVINDTFADGNAVHLYQLNGSNACGLR
- a CDS encoding WecB/TagA/CpsF family glycosyltransferase, with product MSGWPGFSQSVPTTLSGVSFASPPASAVLGGTNVDLRWFDEAVLEITAAATHPKRNPLAVVSANLDHVMHFGAGGRWGGTLDRTDSIEWLTLLDGAPLRAKANQLTGQEWPRLAGSDLIDPLLDEAQKKGLRVGFFGGAAATHELLKEQFVLHRPTLKVSGWWAPERSELADRESSLLLARDVAQSRTDILVVGLGKPRQELWIAEYGTFTGASVLLAFGAVVDFLAGRIQRAPEAVANAGMEWAWRLALEPKRLAKRYLVQGPEAYLRMNRHSRVGSSLHATVGRAGLQSSAAEPADEPDELPGPVTAPHGVFAPVDRLADVTVILVTYNNADDIEPLMAGLRTETQTQSLKVVVADNGSVDGTLELLAAHPDVILVKTGGNLGYAGGINSALRNAGMHHDVLILNPDLRILPGAIRTLRRRMKVAEAGIVVPRLLDDDGTIYTSLRREPSIVKALGDAVFGQRFSGRPEWLSEIDYNAESYQFSHPIDWATGAAVFIAGHVVADVGEWDERYFLYSEETDYFHRVREHGHSIWFEPSASMTHSRGGSGASADLVALMAVNRVRYAEAHHSRGYTAVVRAVTATGELVRAYKPENRRAFLSLAGVRPWRRLPQARQAVSPATAIHSIPEGFPSGAVIIPAHNESAVIARTLEPLAKLAASGAIEVIVACNGCTDNTAAIATRFPGVRVLDLKEPSKTVALNAADAASTRWPRLYLDADIEITPAAVADVFRYLSTPGTLAARPAFRYETGGADKLVQAYYRARLRIPSMSEHLWGAGAYAVNHAGHARFPQFPDATADDAFVDSLFDPAERAILPTAPVVVRVPLHTNELRKTLRRIYRGVQQAEGAVKSGSGLGKLVRSVTGPVAFVDAGVYGSLAVLGKLQKGKSLARNGGWDRDESSRRAQL
- the lhgO gene encoding L-2-hydroxyglutarate oxidase yields the protein MTKVRAAVVGGGIVGVAVARELLVSGTAAEVTLYEKEPQLASHQTGRNSGVVHAGLYYEPGGLKAALCRRGVGLLQELTARRHVPYDECGKVVVARDETELARLRVIFDRALTNGVPGVRMIDAAELARIEPHARGIAALYSPTTAITDYAAVTRALAEDVTEAGGRVLLGQEVTGMHDDGTRVSVVSGSGAATFDLVVNCAGLQSDRLAKASGDSANPRIVPFFGAYFLLRPERRSLVNGLIYPVPDPRYPFLGVHLTKRIDGEIMVGPNAFLAGGREAYNALALVPRDLAAVAGFGGFWRFAAGNIPAAIREGRTVLSRKAFIEAARAYVPELGVADVVPGRRGIRAQAMNPDGSLVDDFVITGSKRILQVRNAPSPGATSSMAIAEHIVGLAGRN